One Verrucomicrobiota bacterium DNA window includes the following coding sequences:
- a CDS encoding tetratricopeptide repeat protein: MGSMLAASRTDFLQMVTKPTTAWSAGWTTKLVAQSCTLPYRRIVFCGASPSPSTLGLAGVLPIGNRRYSRLKICATVLRSICRQSHGLHSKGPYSSLPFVRGFFRLVWGSLIGLWFCALAHASEAPGSFEQANKLYEESKYREAAKAYRALLQQGRASTALLFNLGNSLFKSGEVGRAIICYRLAEQLAPRDPDIRANLQFARDSVGAASLRKSALRRFLGVLTTNELTVVAAVLAWVWFGLLTLKELRPALGLSLSVYTKAAGVCFVLFGFWSAAVLNAQIRDVPSVVVANEAVVRYGPFDESQSAFTLRNGAETTVLDRKDNWLQVQDGAKRIGWLRSNQVAPVVPQSALEGS; the protein is encoded by the coding sequence ATGGGCAGCATGTTGGCCGCGAGCCGGACAGACTTTCTACAAATGGTAACGAAGCCAACTACTGCTTGGTCCGCAGGATGGACGACAAAGCTCGTAGCGCAGAGTTGCACTCTGCCGTATCGGAGAATTGTATTCTGCGGGGCGTCTCCCAGTCCGAGCACGCTGGGACTTGCCGGCGTCCTGCCGATTGGAAATCGGCGATACAGCAGATTGAAAATCTGCGCTACGGTTCTCCGGTCGATCTGTCGTCAATCCCACGGTCTGCACAGTAAGGGTCCGTACTCTTCGTTGCCTTTTGTAAGAGGTTTTTTTCGGCTCGTCTGGGGGTCGCTGATCGGACTCTGGTTTTGCGCTCTCGCCCATGCCAGTGAAGCGCCGGGTTCGTTCGAGCAGGCCAACAAACTTTACGAGGAAAGCAAGTATCGGGAGGCGGCCAAAGCGTACCGCGCGCTCCTCCAGCAAGGCCGCGCGTCCACGGCTCTTCTCTTCAACCTGGGCAATTCGCTCTTCAAATCGGGGGAAGTCGGCCGCGCGATCATCTGCTACCGGCTCGCCGAACAACTTGCCCCGCGCGATCCCGACATCCGGGCCAACCTGCAGTTTGCGCGCGACAGCGTGGGCGCAGCGTCGCTGCGGAAGAGCGCCCTTCGCAGGTTCCTCGGTGTTCTGACTACGAACGAACTGACGGTCGTGGCCGCCGTCCTGGCCTGGGTTTGGTTCGGTTTGCTCACCTTGAAGGAGTTGCGCCCGGCTTTGGGCCTGTCCCTGAGCGTCTATACGAAGGCCGCCGGCGTCTGCTTCGTGTTGTTCGGATTCTGGTCCGCCGCGGTGCTCAACGCCCAAATCCGGGATGTGCCGTCCGTCGTGGTCGCGAATGAGGCGGTCGTGCGCTACGGACCCTTTGACGAGTCGCAATCGGCTTTCACGCTCCGAAACGGCGCGGAGACTACGGTGCTGGACCGGAAGGACAACTGGCTCCAGGTGCAGGACGGGGCTAAACGCATCGGCTGGCTGCGCTCGAACCAAGTCGCCCCCGTGGTCCCGCAGAGCGCGCTGGAAGGATCGTAG